A portion of the Kiritimatiellia bacterium genome contains these proteins:
- the clpB gene encoding ATP-dependent chaperone ClpB, with translation MQPDRLTVRCQEALQAAMAKAADRRNPEVEPDHLLLALLEPSDGVAASLIEAIGAPRGRVLAELERRLDTLPRVEGGAALGGTASRALLRLLDAAWKIAQRMRDEYVSAEHILLAAVEEEALPAGRVLRQFGVTPDALLRAMQTIRGSHRVTDASPEDKYDALRKYGRDLTDLARQHKLDPVIGRDAEIRRVIQVLSRRTKNNPVLIGEPGVGKTAIVEGLAQRIVAGDVPEGLKDRRVVALDLGAMVAGAKYRGEFEERFKAFLKEVLAAEGRIILFIDELHTLVGAGGAEGAVDASNMIKPPLARGELRCVGATTLDEYRKYVEKDPALERRFQPVRVSEPTVEDTIAILRGLKERYEVHHGVRIQDGALVQAAVLSHRYITDRFLPDKAIDLVDEAASRLRMEIDSMPVEIDEIERRILQLEIERQALQKETDPDAVERRRKLEEELERLRAESAKLKAHWQKEKELIAELRSLTRALDLLKAEQESAQRAGQLERAAELLYDRIPKTERQIAAAKQRLAEVQSQQKMLKEEVDAEDIAAVVALWTGIPVAKLLESEREKLLRMEEQLHRRVIGQDEAVSAVANAVRRARSGLQDPNRPIGSFIFLGPTGVGKTELARALAEFLFDSESAMVRIDMSEYMEKHSVSRLIGAPPGYVGYEEGGQLTEHVRRRPYSVVLFDEIEKAHADVFNVMLQILDEGRLTDGQGRTVDFRNTIIILTSNIGGQLIHDTLQRHPNLGPGDPLWERMREQVHELLQRQFRPEFLNRIDEIVLFHSLRRDELRRIVDLQLERLARFLAEKHIRIELSESARDLLCREGYDPAFGARPLKRAIQRRVVDVLARQLLSGAIPEGSTVIAEVTDKAPDEIVFRLAPPGRTPAS, from the coding sequence ATGCAACCGGACCGTTTGACTGTTCGATGTCAGGAAGCGCTGCAAGCCGCGATGGCGAAGGCGGCGGACCGGCGCAATCCGGAAGTGGAGCCGGACCACCTGTTGCTGGCGCTGTTGGAGCCCAGCGACGGAGTGGCGGCGTCACTGATCGAAGCAATCGGCGCGCCGCGGGGACGCGTGCTGGCCGAACTGGAACGCCGGCTCGACACGCTACCGCGCGTCGAAGGGGGCGCCGCTCTGGGAGGCACTGCTTCGCGCGCGCTGCTGCGTCTGCTCGACGCAGCATGGAAAATTGCGCAGCGCATGCGCGACGAGTATGTCAGCGCTGAGCACATCCTGTTGGCGGCCGTTGAGGAGGAGGCGCTGCCCGCCGGCCGAGTTCTGCGGCAGTTCGGCGTCACGCCGGACGCGCTGCTTCGGGCGATGCAGACGATCCGCGGCAGCCACCGGGTCACGGACGCTTCGCCAGAAGACAAATACGACGCGCTCCGCAAGTACGGGCGGGACCTCACCGACCTGGCCCGCCAGCACAAGCTGGACCCCGTCATCGGGCGCGATGCGGAGATCCGCCGGGTGATCCAGGTGCTGTCGCGTCGCACCAAAAACAACCCGGTGCTCATCGGCGAACCGGGCGTCGGGAAAACCGCGATTGTCGAAGGGCTCGCGCAGCGCATTGTCGCGGGCGACGTGCCGGAAGGGCTCAAAGACCGCCGTGTCGTCGCGCTGGATCTTGGTGCGATGGTCGCCGGCGCGAAATACCGCGGCGAGTTCGAGGAACGCTTCAAGGCCTTTCTGAAGGAGGTGCTTGCCGCGGAAGGCCGCATCATCCTCTTCATTGATGAGCTGCACACGCTCGTCGGCGCCGGCGGCGCCGAAGGCGCGGTGGACGCTTCGAACATGATCAAGCCCCCCCTCGCCCGCGGCGAGTTGCGCTGCGTCGGCGCGACCACGCTGGATGAATACCGAAAGTACGTCGAGAAAGACCCTGCGCTCGAACGCCGGTTCCAGCCGGTCCGCGTCAGCGAGCCCACTGTGGAAGACACCATCGCAATCCTGCGGGGTCTGAAGGAACGCTACGAGGTTCATCACGGCGTCCGCATCCAAGACGGTGCGCTCGTCCAGGCGGCGGTGCTCTCGCACCGCTACATCACCGACCGCTTCCTTCCGGATAAGGCCATTGACCTTGTGGATGAGGCGGCCAGCCGCCTGCGCATGGAAATCGATAGCATGCCGGTCGAAATCGACGAGATCGAGCGTCGCATCCTGCAGCTCGAAATCGAGCGGCAGGCGCTGCAGAAGGAAACCGATCCCGACGCGGTCGAACGCCGGCGGAAGCTGGAGGAGGAGCTCGAACGCCTGCGCGCGGAAAGCGCGAAGCTGAAGGCACACTGGCAGAAGGAGAAGGAACTCATCGCGGAGCTCCGTTCGCTCACCCGCGCGTTGGATCTGCTGAAAGCCGAGCAGGAATCCGCGCAGCGCGCCGGTCAGCTCGAACGGGCGGCGGAGCTGCTGTACGACCGCATCCCCAAGACTGAACGCCAGATCGCCGCCGCGAAGCAACGCCTCGCGGAGGTCCAGTCCCAACAAAAAATGCTGAAAGAAGAGGTGGACGCCGAAGACATCGCGGCGGTCGTCGCGCTGTGGACGGGCATTCCGGTCGCGAAGCTGCTCGAGAGCGAGCGCGAAAAGCTGCTGCGCATGGAAGAGCAGCTGCACCGGCGTGTGATCGGCCAGGACGAGGCCGTCAGCGCAGTCGCCAACGCGGTCCGACGCGCCCGTTCGGGACTGCAAGACCCGAACCGCCCGATCGGTTCCTTCATCTTCCTGGGTCCCACCGGCGTCGGCAAAACCGAGCTGGCGCGCGCGCTGGCGGAGTTCCTCTTCGACTCGGAGTCCGCGATGGTGCGGATCGATATGTCGGAGTACATGGAGAAACACTCCGTCAGCCGCCTGATCGGTGCACCGCCCGGCTACGTCGGCTACGAGGAGGGCGGCCAGCTCACCGAGCACGTTCGGCGACGTCCCTATTCGGTGGTGCTGTTCGACGAGATCGAAAAAGCTCACGCCGACGTCTTCAATGTGATGCTTCAAATCCTGGATGAGGGCCGCCTGACCGATGGGCAGGGCCGGACCGTGGACTTCCGCAACACGATCATCATCCTCACCTCGAACATCGGCGGTCAGCTGATTCACGATACGCTCCAGCGGCACCCCAATCTCGGCCCCGGCGACCCACTCTGGGAGCGCATGCGCGAACAGGTGCACGAACTGTTGCAGCGGCAGTTTCGTCCGGAATTCCTGAACCGGATTGACGAGATCGTGCTCTTCCACAGTCTGCGCCGCGACGAGCTTCGGCGAATCGTGGACCTGCAGCTCGAGCGACTGGCCCGCTTCCTTGCGGAAAAGCATATCCGAATCGAGTTGTCGGAGAGCGCGCGGGACCTGCTTTGCCGGGAGGGTTACGATCCCGCGTTCGGCGCCCGGCCATTGAAACGGGCGATCCAGCGCCGCGTCGTCGATGTCCTCGCGCGTCAGCTGCTCAGCGGTGCGATTCCGGAAGGCTCCACCGTCATCGCGGAGGTCACCGACAAAGCGCCCGACGAGATCGTGTTCCGACTCGCGCCGCCGGGCCGCACACCGGCCTCCTAG
- a CDS encoding Hsp20/alpha crystallin family protein gives MSRSLIPWRRGRGAAPARAEESPFDALHREMTSLFDSFFRDIEQTFRGWPAWRGPSAFVSPSVEVSETDDELRVAAELPGLSEKDVEVSVDNDVLVIRGEKKQEREEKKRSYHLVERAYGRFEREIPLPAGLDLEKVEAKFKNGVLTVVLPKTPEAKSQRRVIPVKEA, from the coding sequence ATGAGCCGTAGCCTGATCCCTTGGCGGCGCGGGCGCGGCGCAGCGCCGGCCCGGGCTGAAGAGAGTCCGTTCGATGCGCTGCATCGGGAGATGACCTCGCTGTTTGACAGCTTCTTCCGCGACATCGAACAGACGTTCCGCGGATGGCCCGCCTGGCGCGGACCTTCCGCGTTCGTCTCGCCGTCCGTTGAAGTCTCCGAGACCGACGACGAGCTGCGGGTGGCCGCGGAACTCCCGGGCCTCTCGGAGAAGGACGTGGAGGTCTCGGTGGACAACGACGTGCTGGTGATCCGTGGCGAGAAGAAGCAGGAACGCGAGGAGAAGAAGCGCAGCTATCACCTCGTCGAGCGGGCGTACGGCCGCTTCGAGCGCGAGATTCCGCTGCCGGCGGGTCTCGATCTCGAAAAGGTCGAGGCGAAGTTCAAGAACGGCGTCTTGACCGTGGTGCTGCCGAAGACGCCCGAGGCGAAGTCGCAGCGGCGCGTGATCCCCGTGAAAGAGGCATAA
- a CDS encoding DUF1080 domain-containing protein produces the protein MSRAVAWSVVACIALVMRAGSGTEENGFRPLFNGRDLAGWVDVNTSPETWQVREQGILHCTGTPIGVIRTDRQYENFVLELEWRHLRPAGNSGVMIWASPAPAPGQPFPKAIEVQILDHQFYTNYVASGKQAGWFTTDGDVFAIMGATMTPFEPNDGKMRSFPRERRTRGSPEWNHYRITASNGVVTLAVNGAVVSGGSNCVWRKGYICLEAEGSPVEFRNIRIRELPSTDPPPEMVAPLAD, from the coding sequence GTGAGCCGAGCTGTCGCATGGAGTGTTGTCGCGTGCATCGCGTTGGTGATGCGCGCGGGGAGTGGTACGGAAGAGAACGGGTTTCGCCCGCTCTTCAATGGCCGGGATCTCGCCGGCTGGGTGGACGTGAACACTTCGCCGGAAACCTGGCAGGTTCGCGAGCAAGGGATCCTGCACTGTACTGGTACGCCGATCGGCGTCATTCGGACGGATCGGCAGTACGAGAACTTTGTTCTGGAGCTGGAATGGCGGCATCTGCGGCCGGCGGGGAACTCCGGTGTGATGATCTGGGCTTCTCCAGCGCCGGCGCCGGGTCAACCGTTTCCCAAAGCGATCGAGGTGCAGATCCTCGACCACCAATTCTATACGAACTACGTCGCTTCCGGAAAACAGGCCGGCTGGTTTACCACTGACGGTGATGTGTTCGCGATCATGGGCGCGACGATGACACCGTTTGAGCCGAATGATGGCAAGATGCGCAGTTTCCCTCGTGAGCGTCGGACGCGGGGATCTCCGGAGTGGAATCATTACCGAATCACCGCCAGCAACGGGGTGGTGACGCTCGCCGTGAATGGCGCGGTGGTGTCCGGCGGTTCGAACTGCGTCTGGAGGAAGGGGTACATCTGCCTGGAAGCCGAGGGCAGCCCCGTCGAATTTCGCAACATCCGGATCCGGGAGTTGCCCTCTACGGATCCGCCGCCGGAGATGGTGGCGCCGCTGGCGGACTGA
- a CDS encoding FAD-binding protein, whose amino-acid sequence MLTGAEKKMSPAHPCGEPGWAATLATELEGELDLSALARRLYAQDASIYEQWPLGVARPRSARDCRAIVRAAAAHGFGVIARGGGTSLAGQCVGDGLVVEFTRHMNRVLQMDAVARRAVVEPGLVQDDLNDAAAPYGLMFAPDTSTSRQAAIGGMIGNNSCGAFSVLFGTTRDHVEGLEVVLADGELARLGPLDDEALRRQMEEPSAIGRITRDIVRLVDLHRQVILRNAPKPSVRRRNAGYALDALATGRPWVPDGPPFNLARLICGSEGTLALVTAAELRLVPRPKERGLMCIHFGSVLEACAAVPRLLAHGPAAIELMDGALLNATEHHAEYRRDRFWVVGVPGAVLAVELWAETAAELARRMTELERDAAAAGLGYARPVVAAGRIARVWALRKAGLGLLTGVPGDAKPATAIEDIAVAPEDLAEFVREIGALMAAIGCSCVYYGHASVGLLHYRPMLNLKEPTDFEKFQRLCEAVVPLVRRFGGSLSGEHGDGRLRSPFLREALGSELYELCKEVKRIFDPQGVLNPGKIVDPRPLTADLRVSPASRTPEVRTEYDWSRTLGYVRAVEACNGVGQCRQSSGRGLMCPTYMATGDEAMTTRARANLLRQALTAGDEQMAWLDKDVAAVLDTCVMCKGCRTECPSGVDMARIKAEWLQHHHDRCRPDLRSRVFAAFATLARGARLAPRLTARLVNLPVVKRVLRIAPQRTLPAYATETFAENWHRRRTPTKGPRGTLVLYCDEFTDSLEPEIAWAAVSVLEALGWQVEAVTGVESARSWISKGFLRVARRRLDRAVKCLDRWASQGVRIVGLEPSALLTFVDEAPDLVSPAVRGAALRVKEACQLFDDLIAETEDAGERAAWRPLPVAHALLHVHCHQKALVGSAGTRRALALIPNLRITELATACCGMAGAFGYEEEHYELSMRLANQILFPAIRREPEAWICATGTSCRRQILDGTGRRAWSLPELLAFSLGLRPPQEA is encoded by the coding sequence ATGCTGACGGGTGCAGAGAAAAAGATGTCGCCGGCACATCCGTGCGGTGAGCCGGGCTGGGCGGCCACGCTGGCAACGGAACTCGAAGGCGAGCTGGACCTTTCTGCGCTGGCGCGTCGGTTGTATGCGCAGGACGCCTCAATCTACGAGCAGTGGCCGCTCGGTGTGGCGCGGCCGCGGTCTGCGCGCGACTGCAGGGCCATCGTGCGCGCGGCGGCCGCGCACGGCTTTGGGGTGATCGCGCGAGGCGGCGGCACGAGCCTTGCGGGGCAGTGCGTCGGCGACGGCCTCGTGGTCGAGTTCACCCGGCACATGAATCGTGTGCTGCAGATGGACGCTGTGGCGCGGCGGGCGGTCGTTGAGCCGGGGCTGGTGCAGGACGACCTCAACGATGCCGCTGCGCCGTACGGTCTGATGTTTGCGCCGGACACGTCGACATCGCGGCAGGCGGCAATCGGGGGGATGATCGGCAACAACTCGTGCGGCGCATTCTCCGTGCTGTTCGGGACCACCCGCGATCACGTGGAAGGACTGGAAGTGGTGCTGGCCGATGGCGAGCTTGCGCGGCTGGGGCCTTTAGATGACGAGGCGCTGCGGCGTCAGATGGAGGAGCCGAGCGCCATCGGCCGCATCACGCGCGACATCGTGCGGCTGGTGGATCTTCATCGCCAGGTAATACTGCGCAACGCTCCCAAGCCGTCGGTGCGGCGCCGGAACGCGGGGTATGCGCTGGATGCGCTGGCGACGGGACGCCCCTGGGTCCCAGACGGTCCGCCCTTCAACCTCGCGCGGTTGATTTGCGGCAGTGAGGGCACGCTGGCACTGGTCACTGCCGCGGAGCTGCGCCTGGTACCGCGGCCGAAGGAACGGGGGTTGATGTGCATCCATTTCGGCTCGGTGCTTGAGGCCTGCGCCGCGGTGCCGCGGCTGCTGGCGCACGGTCCCGCCGCGATCGAACTGATGGACGGCGCGCTTCTGAACGCGACGGAGCACCACGCCGAATATCGCCGTGACCGCTTCTGGGTGGTCGGGGTGCCTGGCGCGGTGCTCGCGGTGGAGCTGTGGGCGGAGACTGCGGCGGAACTGGCCCGGCGGATGACGGAGTTGGAGCGGGACGCCGCGGCGGCCGGGCTCGGCTACGCCCGCCCGGTCGTAGCGGCTGGCCGTATCGCCCGCGTGTGGGCGCTGCGCAAGGCGGGGCTCGGCCTACTGACCGGCGTGCCCGGCGATGCGAAGCCCGCCACCGCGATCGAAGACATTGCCGTCGCGCCAGAAGACCTTGCGGAGTTCGTGCGCGAGATCGGTGCGCTGATGGCAGCGATCGGCTGTTCCTGCGTGTACTACGGACATGCCTCCGTGGGACTGTTGCACTACCGGCCGATGCTGAATCTGAAGGAGCCCACCGACTTCGAGAAGTTTCAGCGACTCTGTGAGGCGGTCGTGCCGTTGGTCCGGCGGTTCGGAGGGTCGCTTTCGGGCGAGCACGGCGATGGCCGGCTGCGCTCGCCGTTCCTGCGGGAGGCATTGGGGTCGGAGCTGTATGAGCTGTGCAAGGAGGTCAAACGGATCTTTGATCCGCAGGGAGTGCTGAACCCGGGCAAGATTGTGGATCCGCGGCCGCTAACCGCCGACCTCCGGGTCTCGCCGGCGAGCCGTACGCCGGAGGTCCGCACGGAGTACGACTGGTCCCGCACGCTCGGATATGTGCGAGCGGTGGAGGCCTGCAACGGTGTCGGCCAGTGTCGGCAAAGCAGCGGCCGCGGACTGATGTGCCCCACCTACATGGCGACCGGTGATGAGGCGATGACCACTCGGGCCCGCGCCAACCTTTTGCGCCAGGCGCTCACCGCGGGTGACGAGCAGATGGCGTGGTTGGATAAGGACGTTGCGGCGGTGCTCGATACGTGCGTGATGTGCAAGGGATGCCGCACGGAGTGCCCCTCTGGCGTGGACATGGCTCGCATCAAGGCCGAGTGGCTGCAACATCACCATGATCGGTGTCGGCCGGATCTCCGCAGTCGGGTGTTCGCCGCGTTTGCAACGCTGGCGCGCGGCGCGCGTCTCGCCCCCCGCCTCACGGCGAGGCTGGTCAACCTGCCGGTCGTGAAGCGCGTTCTCCGAATCGCACCGCAGCGCACCTTGCCGGCGTACGCGACGGAGACGTTTGCCGAGAACTGGCATCGCCGCCGCACGCCGACGAAAGGCCCCCGTGGGACGCTCGTTCTTTATTGTGACGAATTCACGGATTCGTTGGAGCCGGAAATCGCCTGGGCGGCGGTGTCGGTGCTGGAGGCGCTGGGATGGCAGGTCGAGGCGGTGACGGGTGTCGAATCGGCTCGCTCATGGATTTCGAAGGGGTTTCTGCGGGTTGCGAGGCGGCGGCTGGACCGGGCGGTGAAGTGTTTAGATCGATGGGCGTCGCAGGGGGTTCGGATCGTCGGCCTGGAACCTTCCGCGCTGCTGACGTTCGTGGACGAGGCGCCGGACCTCGTCTCACCGGCGGTGCGTGGCGCGGCGCTGCGCGTGAAAGAAGCCTGCCAACTGTTCGACGATTTGATCGCGGAAACCGAAGACGCCGGTGAGCGTGCGGCATGGCGGCCGCTGCCGGTCGCGCACGCGCTACTGCATGTGCATTGTCACCAGAAAGCGTTGGTGGGTTCGGCGGGGACCCGACGGGCGCTGGCGCTCATCCCGAACCTGCGCATCACGGAGCTGGCGACCGCCTGCTGCGGGATGGCGGGCGCGTTCGGGTACGAGGAGGAGCACTACGAGCTCTCCATGCGTCTTGCGAACCAGATTCTGTTTCCGGCGATCCGGCGCGAACCAGAAGCGTGGATCTGTGCGACCGGCACCAGCTGCCGACGGCAGATTTTGGACGGTACCGGGCGGCGGGCATGGTCGCTCCCTGAGCTGCTGGCGTTTTCGCTCGGTCTGCGGCCCCCTCAGGAAGCATAG
- the mvk gene encoding mevalonate kinase: MKAIAPGKLILSGEHAVVYGRPALAMAIDRSAVAEIETGAISGDARVCFQLGDFQVRESYTLMALRDFQRRVRRNYELFLEGRLTIRQVLRKPIELIQYAFIIILDGLHLKLSHGLDIRLRSNIPMGCGLGSSAAAILSVLRGIGHYFRVEFRPDWYYQYSLEVERLQHGHPSGVDTYISLHGGCARFERGAAERRPLPRLPLTLVQTGTPETTTGECVAEVRRRYGETSSIWDDFGAVTTEMEHALARNDALVLRDAVRKNHQLLHRLGVVPDRVHRFIEAVERRGGAAKVCGAGAVGGDRAGIVWVVGDAPIADLCDTYGYSLITARGEPLGARIV, translated from the coding sequence GTGAAAGCGATTGCGCCGGGCAAGTTGATCTTGAGCGGTGAGCACGCGGTCGTCTACGGGCGGCCTGCGCTCGCGATGGCCATCGACCGCAGCGCGGTCGCAGAGATCGAGACTGGCGCGATCAGCGGCGACGCCCGGGTCTGCTTTCAGCTGGGCGACTTCCAGGTGCGCGAGTCGTACACGCTGATGGCGCTGCGCGATTTTCAGCGCCGCGTCCGCCGGAACTACGAGCTCTTCCTCGAAGGACGGCTGACGATCCGCCAGGTGCTGCGCAAGCCGATCGAACTCATCCAGTACGCATTCATTATCATCCTCGACGGCCTCCACCTGAAACTCAGCCACGGCCTGGACATCCGGCTTCGGTCGAACATCCCGATGGGCTGCGGCCTGGGCTCGTCCGCCGCAGCGATTCTCTCCGTGCTGCGCGGTATCGGGCACTACTTCCGCGTCGAATTTCGTCCGGACTGGTACTACCAGTACAGCCTCGAGGTGGAACGACTTCAGCATGGCCACCCGAGCGGCGTGGACACGTACATCTCACTTCACGGCGGCTGCGCGCGCTTCGAACGCGGTGCGGCCGAACGGCGTCCGTTGCCCCGCTTGCCGCTGACCCTCGTGCAAACCGGCACACCGGAAACCACGACGGGGGAATGCGTCGCGGAAGTCCGGCGGCGCTACGGTGAGACGTCCTCGATTTGGGACGACTTCGGCGCGGTGACCACCGAAATGGAGCATGCGCTCGCGCGCAACGATGCCTTAGTCTTGCGCGACGCGGTTCGCAAGAACCACCAGCTGCTGCACCGGCTCGGCGTGGTGCCCGATCGTGTCCACCGCTTCATCGAAGCGGTCGAAAGACGCGGTGGTGCGGCGAAGGTCTGCGGCGCCGGCGCGGTCGGCGGCGACCGCGCGGGGATCGTGTGGGTGGTGGGCGACGCGCCGATCGCGGATCTCTGCGATACGTACGGCTACTCGCTGATCACCGCGCGAGGCGAGCCACTGGGCGCGCGGATCGTCTGA
- a CDS encoding DUF5060 domain-containing protein → MSVWTADAATGPEVEGELKQWHAVSLTFRGPVAAETDDDPNPFRDYRLVVTFRHEGGAPPRRVPGYFAADGRAAQTGADRGDAWRVKFSPDLPGRWEWRVEFVRGRGAAIRDVAGEPVLPWHGLHGELEIGLSDKSPPDLRARGRLVTTGTRYRRFAGDGSWFLKAGPDAPETLLAFADFDGTEARRHNAPLKTWAPHWRDWRPGDPLWRGDRGKGLIGALNYLAAVGLNTVSMLLYNAGGDGDNVWPFRSRDDKWHYDCSKLDQWQLVFEHAARRGLHLHLKLQETENDDDRPPEKRASPVATSLDGGRTGPERRLYLREMVARFGHLPALTWNLGEECTLSTEEIAEMARYLRMLDSYGHHVVVHTYPGQQERVYRPLLGRPEVLTGVSLQNHWNATHRLCWQWICESTAAGHPWVVANDEQNPAELGVPPDEGWNGFDGVARPAGSREGGQYTRHDIRRYCLWGALMAGAEGVEYYFGYQLPQTDLDCEDFRSRERSWADARRALEFFRREAIPVDEMRNLDELVANPKRSNTAYCFAKPDALYLVYLPRGGTITLDLSRTSGRYRVWWFNPRADMPMLADPRREVEGGARVALGPPPAEPDEDWLAVIRRQ, encoded by the coding sequence ATGAGCGTGTGGACGGCTGACGCTGCGACAGGGCCGGAGGTCGAGGGGGAGCTGAAGCAGTGGCATGCGGTCAGTCTGACGTTCCGGGGCCCTGTCGCCGCTGAGACGGACGACGACCCGAATCCGTTTCGCGACTATCGGTTGGTCGTAACGTTCCGCCACGAGGGTGGGGCGCCGCCGCGCCGTGTGCCCGGCTATTTTGCCGCCGACGGTCGGGCGGCGCAGACTGGCGCGGACCGGGGCGACGCCTGGCGGGTGAAGTTTTCGCCCGATCTGCCGGGGCGCTGGGAATGGAGGGTGGAGTTCGTGCGCGGACGCGGCGCGGCGATTCGGGACGTCGCCGGCGAGCCGGTGCTGCCGTGGCACGGCTTGCACGGCGAGCTGGAGATCGGCCTGTCGGACAAGTCACCGCCAGACCTCCGCGCGCGCGGTCGGCTGGTAACGACCGGCACGCGTTACCGTCGGTTCGCGGGCGATGGCAGCTGGTTCCTGAAGGCCGGTCCCGATGCGCCGGAGACCCTGCTGGCATTTGCGGATTTTGATGGAACGGAAGCGCGCCGGCATAACGCACCGCTGAAAACCTGGGCGCCACACTGGCGCGACTGGCGGCCGGGAGACCCCCTCTGGCGTGGCGACCGCGGGAAAGGTCTCATCGGCGCGCTGAACTACCTGGCGGCGGTCGGCCTGAACACGGTCTCGATGCTGCTGTACAACGCCGGTGGTGACGGCGACAACGTCTGGCCGTTTCGCTCACGGGACGACAAGTGGCACTACGACTGCTCGAAGCTCGACCAGTGGCAGCTGGTCTTCGAGCATGCGGCCCGCCGGGGACTCCATCTGCACTTGAAGCTGCAGGAAACGGAGAACGATGACGATCGACCGCCAGAGAAGAGGGCCAGCCCGGTTGCGACGTCGCTGGACGGCGGACGGACCGGCCCGGAACGCCGGCTGTATCTACGGGAGATGGTTGCGCGGTTTGGGCATTTGCCGGCGCTCACGTGGAATCTTGGCGAGGAGTGCACCCTTTCGACCGAGGAGATTGCTGAGATGGCGCGCTATTTGCGCATGCTGGATTCATATGGCCACCACGTGGTTGTGCACACCTATCCCGGCCAGCAGGAGCGGGTGTATCGCCCGTTGCTCGGCCGGCCCGAAGTGCTCACGGGCGTATCGCTCCAGAACCACTGGAATGCGACCCACCGTTTGTGCTGGCAGTGGATCTGCGAGTCCACAGCCGCCGGCCATCCGTGGGTGGTCGCGAACGACGAGCAAAACCCTGCCGAACTCGGAGTGCCACCCGACGAAGGATGGAACGGTTTCGACGGCGTTGCGCGCCCCGCTGGCAGCCGGGAGGGCGGACAATACACGCGGCACGACATTCGGCGGTACTGCCTATGGGGCGCATTGATGGCCGGTGCGGAGGGAGTGGAATACTACTTCGGTTACCAACTTCCTCAGACGGATCTTGATTGCGAAGACTTCCGCAGTCGCGAGCGCTCGTGGGCAGACGCGCGTCGCGCACTGGAGTTCTTCCGGCGCGAGGCGATCCCCGTTGATGAGATGCGGAACCTGGACGAGTTGGTCGCCAACCCGAAGCGATCGAACACCGCCTACTGCTTCGCGAAGCCGGACGCATTGTATCTGGTGTATCTGCCACGGGGCGGAACGATCACGCTGGATCTTTCCCGCACTTCCGGCCGGTACCGCGTCTGGTGGTTCAATCCTCGAGCGGACATGCCGATGTTGGCGGATCCCCGGCGGGAGGTGGAGGGGGGAGCTCGTGTGGCGCTCGGTCCTCCTCCGGCGGAGCCGGACGAGGACTGGCTGGCCGTCATTCGTCGGCAATGA
- a CDS encoding Hsp20/alpha crystallin family protein produces MTETRAVSVKDTEPRAVDAIRDRPVVTPATDIYETDEAIVVVADLPGLDQSCVNVELDDEVLRIRGTAPSGQPEMVSPDLEEFCVRDYERSFAIHVPVDRDHVRAQMKNGVLTVTLPFAPEVRPKPIKVEAE; encoded by the coding sequence ATGACGGAGACAAGGGCGGTATCGGTGAAGGACACGGAACCCCGCGCGGTGGACGCGATCCGGGATCGGCCGGTCGTGACCCCGGCAACGGACATCTACGAGACGGACGAGGCGATCGTCGTGGTGGCCGATCTGCCAGGGCTGGACCAGTCGTGCGTGAACGTCGAGCTGGATGACGAGGTGCTGCGAATCCGTGGCACCGCGCCGTCCGGCCAACCGGAGATGGTGTCGCCGGATCTGGAGGAGTTTTGTGTCCGGGACTATGAGCGCTCGTTCGCGATTCATGTACCGGTGGATCGCGATCACGTGCGGGCGCAGATGAAAAACGGGGTGTTGACAGTGACGCTGCCGTTTGCGCCGGAAGTTCGTCCGAAACCGATCAAGGTGGAGGCCGAATGA
- a CDS encoding Hsp20/alpha crystallin family protein → MRMTDMLWDPIVDLMRFQREMNRLLDAYCRPADVFPRMNAKADDESAVVQVELPGVDPASVKVSVAGDVLTIEGERPSAIPDTAKEVHRQERATGSFARSLRLPWEVEADKVTASHKNGVLTVTLPRREATKPRTVAVTAE, encoded by the coding sequence ATGAGAATGACTGACATGCTGTGGGATCCGATCGTGGACCTGATGAGGTTCCAGCGCGAAATGAACCGGCTGCTCGATGCCTACTGTCGGCCGGCGGACGTCTTCCCGCGGATGAACGCGAAGGCGGATGACGAGTCGGCAGTAGTCCAGGTGGAACTTCCGGGCGTTGACCCGGCGTCGGTGAAAGTATCGGTAGCCGGTGACGTGCTGACGATTGAGGGTGAGCGGCCGTCGGCGATTCCGGACACTGCGAAGGAGGTCCACCGCCAGGAGAGGGCGACGGGCTCATTCGCGCGGTCGCTGCGGCTGCCGTGGGAGGTCGAAGCCGACAAGGTCACGGCTTCGCACAAAAACGGCGTTCTGACCGTGACGCTGCCCCGGCGCGAGGCGACGAAACCTCGTACGGTGGCGGTCACAGCCGAATAG